The Chlamydiota bacterium genome contains a region encoding:
- the yscN gene encoding putative ATP synthase YscN, with protein sequence MDLGDQFDKFLTQMEDVQLASVNGRINEIVGMLIKASIPQAKMGETCLIKRPGKEPLLAEVVGFTKDEAFLSPLGEMSGIGPSSEVIPLRVPMSIKVGDALLGRVLNGLGEPLDEDTKGPLILTERYPVMNAPPNPLLRAPIDKTISVGIRCIDGVLTCGRGQRIGIFAAAGGGKSTILGMIARHAQADINVIVLVGERGREVREFIENSLGEEGLKRSVVIVSTSDQPSQLRLNAAYTGTAIAEYFRARGRNVILMMDSITRFARALREIGLAAGEPPARAGYTPSVFATLPKLLERSGNSDKGSITAFYTILVAGDDMNEPVADETRSILDGHIILSSELARQYHYPAIDVLSSTSRLLNHIVSKEHLEYIGKVREVLAHYKKNELLIRIGEYKPGSDAKADFAIKYIEKVNRFLRQRMDEKSSLEETVQQLKALFR encoded by the coding sequence ATGGATTTAGGCGATCAATTTGACAAGTTTCTTACCCAAATGGAAGATGTTCAATTAGCTTCTGTCAATGGACGTATCAATGAAATTGTAGGGATGCTCATCAAAGCATCCATCCCTCAAGCTAAAATGGGTGAAACCTGCTTGATCAAACGCCCAGGCAAAGAACCGCTTCTTGCCGAAGTTGTCGGGTTTACGAAAGATGAAGCTTTTTTATCTCCTCTTGGTGAAATGTCTGGCATTGGGCCTTCTTCCGAAGTGATCCCTCTAAGAGTTCCCATGAGCATAAAAGTTGGCGACGCTCTTTTAGGACGTGTATTAAACGGCCTAGGAGAACCTTTGGACGAAGATACCAAGGGCCCGCTGATTTTGACAGAACGCTACCCTGTCATGAATGCCCCACCCAATCCACTTCTAAGAGCTCCTATTGACAAAACCATCTCTGTAGGCATTCGTTGTATCGATGGTGTGCTTACATGTGGACGCGGGCAGCGTATAGGTATTTTTGCTGCCGCTGGCGGGGGTAAATCTACGATTTTGGGAATGATAGCACGCCATGCCCAAGCAGACATCAACGTGATTGTGCTTGTTGGAGAGCGGGGTAGAGAAGTGAGAGAATTTATTGAAAACTCCTTGGGTGAAGAGGGCTTAAAGCGCTCTGTTGTGATTGTTTCTACATCAGACCAGCCTTCCCAATTACGTCTCAATGCTGCCTACACAGGAACTGCCATTGCCGAATATTTTAGAGCTCGAGGCAGAAACGTCATCTTGATGATGGACTCGATCACGCGTTTTGCAAGAGCGTTGCGTGAAATTGGCCTCGCTGCTGGAGAGCCTCCTGCAAGAGCCGGTTACACACCTTCTGTCTTTGCTACACTGCCAAAACTATTGGAACGTTCTGGAAATAGCGATAAGGGATCGATTACTGCTTTTTACACCATTTTGGTCGCAGGAGATGATATGAACGAACCCGTGGCAGATGAAACGCGTTCAATTTTGGATGGCCACATTATTCTCTCTTCAGAACTGGCACGTCAATACCACTACCCTGCCATCGATGTGCTTTCTTCCACATCTCGTTTGCTCAATCACATCGTCAGTAAAGAACATCTCGAATACATTGGAAAAGTGAGAGAAGTGCTTGCGCATTACAAAAAAAATGAACTGCTCATCCGTATTGGTGAATATAAACCAGGATCCGATGCAAAAGCCGATTTTGCCATCAAATACATTGAAAAAGTGAACCGATTTTTAAGACAACGTATGGATGAAAAATCGAGTTTAGAAGAAACGGTGCAACAACTCAAAGCCCTATTTAGATAA
- the fliN gene encoding Flagellar motor switch protein FliN: MSAFVDHIESTLLDLVDFPKSYAALDLPIQELKEGIKQQLNLDNLELRFKRPKIEKNTDFTTSCFVIELKTALNGNLFFCLPNEHLKTLVEILSKKKIDILDPDLAKSIFYTLTLESLNIMHTTQFLEDLNFKLVTHASTIIPPVFNYEITATINKQELHFYLIYSKEFALSFDRFIEPNLQSKIPKEFENTIDCTLNLQVGSVDLYLNEFKSIKKGDFVVLDRCTIDPETTHGTLSFMLDKRPLFVGKLKEDKVKILDMLEIQGEMMNEDKIEPEEENWVENPEIPEQATSETMENEIEEAIGTAGEKKVEKSKEALIKSEDIPLTMSVEVGRINMSVKELLNLTPDQTLDLKIDVTKGVDCLIGNKRVAKGELVKLGDFLGVRITEIRR; encoded by the coding sequence GTGAGTGCATTTGTAGACCATATCGAATCTACGCTTTTAGATCTTGTTGACTTTCCAAAATCTTATGCAGCTTTAGACTTACCTATTCAAGAGCTCAAAGAAGGTATCAAACAACAGCTCAATTTAGATAATTTAGAACTGCGTTTTAAACGCCCAAAAATCGAGAAAAATACTGACTTTACCACCTCTTGTTTTGTGATTGAGTTAAAAACGGCTCTCAATGGCAATCTCTTTTTTTGTCTTCCCAATGAACATTTAAAAACACTTGTCGAAATTCTCTCTAAAAAAAAGATCGACATTCTTGATCCCGATCTTGCCAAAAGCATCTTTTACACATTGACTTTAGAAAGCTTAAATATCATGCATACCACACAATTTTTAGAAGATCTCAATTTCAAACTTGTCACCCACGCTTCTACAATCATACCTCCTGTTTTCAATTATGAAATCACAGCAACCATCAATAAACAAGAGTTGCATTTTTATCTCATCTATTCCAAAGAATTTGCTTTGAGTTTTGATCGTTTTATTGAACCCAATCTTCAATCCAAAATCCCCAAAGAATTTGAAAATACCATTGACTGTACCCTTAACTTACAAGTCGGATCTGTGGATTTATACTTAAATGAATTCAAAAGCATAAAAAAAGGAGACTTTGTTGTCCTTGATCGTTGTACGATCGATCCAGAAACAACGCACGGCACGCTCAGCTTTATGTTAGATAAGCGCCCTCTTTTTGTGGGCAAGTTAAAAGAAGATAAAGTCAAAATATTGGATATGCTTGAAATACAAGGAGAGATGATGAACGAGGACAAAATAGAGCCAGAAGAAGAAAATTGGGTCGAAAACCCAGAGATTCCAGAACAAGCTACCTCAGAAACGATGGAAAATGAAATCGAAGAAGCAATAGGAACGGCGGGTGAAAAAAAAGTAGAAAAATCCAAAGAAGCACTGATTAAATCCGAAGATATTCCCCTCACTATGAGTGTCGAAGTCGGCCGCATCAACATGAGCGTAAAAGAATTGTTAAATCTCACCCCAGACCAAACGCTCGATTTAAAAATCGATGTGACAAAGGGTGTGGATTGTTTGATCGGAAACAAAAGAGTTGCTAAAGGAGAACTTGTTAAGTTAGGCGATTTTTTAGGCGTTCGCATTACCGAGATCAGACGCTAA